A genome region from Hevea brasiliensis isolate MT/VB/25A 57/8 chromosome 9, ASM3005281v1, whole genome shotgun sequence includes the following:
- the LOC110656826 gene encoding uncharacterized protein LOC110656826, which yields MMVFLGLVWIAFLVGLVIGWAWKPKWVTVRGDKLTFHVSKFLDLSLPSSPLKGFASASCSNSFMISSKKDEPCHVDNPADKKSTSLSISEYENCSPSQQNEEQSNVANLVTEKDLEHLCQLIEMKDGGPTWIQMMDCSTPGMRCQAWRREPKTGPPQYQTRTVFENATPEMVRDFFWDDEFRATWDDMLAYSATIDECLTTGTMIVQWIRKFPLFCSDREYIIGRRIWELGGSYYCVTKGVPCSSVPRRAKPRRVDLYYSSWCIRAVESRMGDGRLIACEVLLFHHEEMGIPWEIAKLGVKHGMWGTVKKFEPGLRAYQKARASGVPLSRPAFMAQITTKINSGLPRSLAVNENSSETEVAAAATSSNRSLGRKIPKWLIFGGVFVLACSIDRGLLTKAFIFGVARKFANIGKRL from the exons ATGATGGTGTTTCTGGGTCTTGTGTGGATAGCTTTTCTTGTTGGGTTAGTCATCGGCTGGGCATGGAAGCCCAAGTGGGTAACCGTTAGAGGAGACAAATTAACTTTTCATGTATCAAAATTCTTGGATTTGTCGTTGCCTTCATCTCCACTAAAGGGTTTTGCTTCGGCTTCATGTTCTAACTCATTCATGATCAGTTCAAAAAAGGATGAACCATGTCATGTTGATAATCCTGCAGACAAAAAATCAACCTCACTATCCATTTCAGAATATGAAAATTGCAG CCCATCACAGCAGAATGAAGAACAATCTAATGTTGCCAATCTTGTGACGGAGAAGGATTTAGAACATTTATGCCAGCTTATTGAGATGAAAGATGGAGGTCCTACATGGATACAAATGATGGATTGCTCCACCCCTGGTATGAGGTGTCAAGCATGGAGGAGAGAACCCAAG ACTGGTCCGCCTCAATATCAAACTAGAACCGTGTTTGAGAATGCAACACCAGAGATGGTGCGAGACTTCTTCTGGGATGATGAATTTCGGGCAACTTGGGATGACATGCTTGCATATTCTGCTACGATAGATGAGTGTCTCACTACTGGGACTATGATTGTGCAATGGATTAGAAAA TTTCCACTTTTCTGCAGTGACAGAGAATACATAATAGGCCGACGAATATGGGAGTTGGGTGGATCTTATTACTGTGTGACAAAG GGAGTACCCTGCTCATCTGTACCAAGGCGAGCTAAACCCAGACGTGTCGATCTCTACTACTCAAGTTGGTGTATTCGAGCAG TGGAATCAAGAATGGGGGATGGCCGTTTGATTGCCTGTGAGGTATTACTTTTCCATCACGAAGAAATGGGTATACCATGGGAAATTGCAAAGCTTGGAGTAAAGCATGGGATGTGGGGAACTGTCAAAAAGTTTGAGCCTGGCTTAAGGGCGTACCAGAAAGCAAGAGCATCTGGTGTTCCACTTTCTCGGCCTGCATTCATGGCTCAAATCACTACCAAAATAAATTCAGGGCTCCCAAGATCCCTGGCAGTCAATGAGAATTCATCAGAGACAGAGGTAGCAGCAGCAGCAACTTCATCCAACAGATCTTTGGGCAGGAAGATACCAAAGTGGTTAATTTTTGGTGGGGTCTTTGTCCTTGCTTGCAGCATTGATAGGGGACTCTTAACCAAGGCATTTATATTTGGCGTAGCTAGAAAGTTTGCAAATATAGGAAAAAGATTGTAA